A portion of the Burkholderia pseudomultivorans genome contains these proteins:
- a CDS encoding rubredoxin, with protein sequence MEYKSWMCLICGWIYDEEAGLPEEGIAPGTRWEDVPINWTCPECGARKEDFEMVQI encoded by the coding sequence ATGGAATACAAGAGCTGGATGTGCCTGATTTGTGGCTGGATTTACGACGAAGAAGCCGGGCTGCCCGAAGAGGGCATCGCCCCGGGCACGCGCTGGGAAGACGTCCCGATCAACTGGACGTGCCCCGAGTGCGGCGCCCGCAAGGAAGACTTCGAGATGGTCCAGATCTGA